A window of Chitinophaga sp. MM2321 contains these coding sequences:
- a CDS encoding efflux RND transporter periplasmic adaptor subunit, giving the protein MKTKILSAFCYSILLLACKENKPATKEPEVAVVATNEVQLTPDQFKNGGIEVGAPAIRDMHTTLKVNGSIDVPPQNIVSVSMPLGGYLKSMRLLPGMQVNKGQVLAVMEDPQYIQLQQDYLVAKSRLRYLETDYARQKELNETKTNSDKVFQQAGSDFESQQVMVKSLAEKLQLININPATLNEQHITRTINIYAPISGYITKVNVNTGRYVSPTEVLFELINPADLHLSLTVFEKDVVNLAPEQQVTCYANGRPDEKYTARIHLITRSLDDNRTAEVHCHFDHYNQKLLPGMFMNAEIRLNNAQVTAVPDDALVKWENKPYVFVEKGTGNFVLTPVETGTNFDGHTEIRTNLDDKKIVTKNAYTLLMKMKNSEE; this is encoded by the coding sequence ATGAAGACAAAAATTTTAAGCGCCTTCTGTTACAGTATTTTGCTGCTGGCGTGTAAAGAAAATAAACCGGCCACCAAAGAGCCGGAAGTGGCTGTAGTAGCTACCAACGAAGTGCAGCTTACACCGGACCAATTTAAAAATGGCGGTATCGAAGTAGGCGCACCGGCTATACGCGATATGCATACTACGCTTAAAGTGAACGGCAGTATTGATGTGCCGCCGCAGAACATTGTGTCCGTGAGCATGCCGCTGGGTGGCTATCTGAAAAGTATGAGACTGCTGCCGGGCATGCAGGTAAACAAAGGACAGGTGCTTGCTGTGATGGAAGATCCACAATACATCCAGCTGCAACAGGATTACCTGGTAGCTAAAAGCAGGCTGCGCTACCTGGAAACAGACTATGCGCGGCAGAAAGAGCTGAATGAAACCAAAACCAACAGCGACAAAGTTTTCCAGCAGGCGGGGAGCGACTTTGAAAGTCAGCAGGTGATGGTGAAATCCCTGGCTGAAAAACTACAGCTGATCAACATCAACCCGGCCACGCTGAATGAGCAGCATATTACCCGCACTATCAACATCTATGCACCGATCAGCGGTTATATCACGAAAGTGAATGTAAACACGGGCAGGTATGTAAGTCCTACAGAAGTGCTGTTTGAACTCATCAACCCGGCAGACCTGCACCTGAGCCTGACCGTTTTTGAAAAGGATGTTGTGAACCTCGCACCGGAGCAGCAGGTAACCTGCTACGCCAACGGCCGGCCGGATGAAAAGTATACCGCCAGGATCCATCTCATTACCCGCAGCCTCGATGATAACAGGACCGCAGAAGTGCATTGTCATTTTGATCATTACAACCAAAAGCTGCTGCCGGGTATGTTTATGAACGCAGAGATCCGGCTGAACAACGCACAGGTAACCGCTGTGCCGGATGATGCGCTGGTGAAATGGGAAAACAAGCCTTATGTATTTGTGGAAAAAGGTACCGGCAACTTTGTACTGACACCCGTAGAAACCGGTACTAACTTTGACGGGCATACGGAAATAAGAACTAACCTGGACGACAAAAAAATTGTAACAAAAAACGCATATACGTTGTTAATGAAGATGAAGAACAGCGAAGAATAA
- a CDS encoding urea transporter: protein MKRLQLFCVPYLRGVGQIMLQNNALTGLLFLLGIFYNSVVMGIAALLAVITGTLTAKIAGYNQEEINDGLYGFSAALVGVALTFYFKPLPVIWVAVVVGSVLAAMIQHFFIVKKMPGFTFPFIVVTWLCLYLFHQVIVVSGPDAVAAGTPVNDAFNLVAHGFGEVIFQGSVVTGILFFIAVFINSPVAALYGVAGAVLSAFIALQLGAAPENISIGLFSFNAVLCAITFQGNKSLDGIFVFLAVVLSVLINVAMVKLNYTVLTFPFVAASWITLGVKQMMKVRVS, encoded by the coding sequence TTGAAAAGACTACAACTATTTTGTGTGCCTTATCTGAGAGGTGTTGGTCAGATCATGTTACAAAACAACGCGCTCACTGGTTTACTCTTTTTGCTGGGGATCTTTTATAACTCTGTGGTAATGGGCATCGCAGCTTTGCTGGCGGTGATAACAGGCACGCTTACAGCGAAAATAGCCGGTTACAACCAGGAGGAAATCAACGACGGTCTTTATGGGTTCAGTGCCGCGCTGGTTGGTGTAGCCCTTACCTTTTATTTTAAGCCGTTGCCGGTGATATGGGTCGCTGTTGTAGTCGGTTCAGTACTGGCCGCCATGATCCAGCATTTCTTTATCGTAAAGAAGATGCCGGGTTTCACTTTTCCGTTTATCGTGGTTACCTGGCTTTGTTTATACCTTTTTCACCAGGTAATAGTGGTGAGTGGCCCCGATGCGGTTGCCGCCGGTACACCTGTGAATGACGCCTTTAACCTGGTGGCGCATGGATTTGGGGAAGTGATCTTTCAGGGGAGCGTGGTAACGGGTATTCTCTTTTTTATAGCGGTATTTATCAACTCGCCGGTAGCAGCCCTGTATGGTGTTGCAGGCGCGGTGTTGAGTGCTTTTATAGCCTTGCAGCTGGGAGCAGCCCCCGAAAATATATCCATTGGTCTTTTTAGTTTCAATGCCGTGCTGTGTGCCATTACCTTTCAGGGCAACAAATCGCTTGACGGCATCTTTGTATTCCTTGCGGTGGTATTATCTGTATTGATCAATGTGGCGATGGTAAAGCTGAATTATACCGTACTAACTTTCCCCTTTGTTGCAGCTTCCTGGATAACGCTTGGTGTTAAGCAGATGATGAAAGTACGTGTGTCGTAA
- a CDS encoding CusA/CzcA family heavy metal efflux RND transporter, giving the protein MLNKIISFSVKNKLIIGLFVLALIGWGSFEVTRLPIDALPDITDNQVQVITVSPSLGAPDVERLITFPIEQSCSNIPGLKQIRSFSRFGLSLVTIVFHDETDIYWARQQIAERLQQVQQEIPTGIGSPAMAPVTTGLGEIYQYVVRPLAGYEGKYGPMELRTIQDWIVRRQLLGTPGVADVSSFGGELKQYEIAVIPGQLKAANVTIADVFDALEQNNENTGGAYIEKGPTVLYIRSEGLTGSIADIEKIVVKTLPNGMPLLIRDVATVQLGAATRYGAMTYNDKGEVAGAVVMMLKGENSSAVIKRVKEKVAEIQKSLPEGVVIEPFLDRTKMVNNAINTVQTNLIEGALIVVFVLVFFLGNIRAGLIVSSVIPLSMLFAIILMNKFGVGGNLMSLGAIDFGLIVDGTVIVVEAILHRFSHSRHFRNVGRVSQQTMDTEVNAASGHMIKSAVFSQIIILIVYIPILSLQGIEGKMFKPMAFTVAFAILGAFLLSITYVPMMSALFLNKKISHKRTVSDRMMIWLERRYQPALRRALTMPVRLIAGTLVLFAIALFILGRMGGEFIPELEEGDFAVETRLLTGANLHTTINATQQTAGILLKKFPEVEKVVTKIGSAEIPTDPMPLEASDMMVILKDKKEWTSASSFDELAEKMTKELSAVPGVSVGFQFPVQMRFNELMTGARQDVVCKIFGEDLDSLALYATRLGEMIKTVDGAINIYVETVTGMPQVVIKYNRDAMAQYGLNVSDINRVVNTAFAGQSAGLVYEGEKRFDMVVRLAGASRQNLSDVQNLLIPTRQGIQLPLSQVATVEEIEGPNQIQRENTRRRIITGFNVNGRDVQTIVTELQQKVAQQLKLPAGYSIVYGGAFENLTAAKQRLSVVVPVALLMIFLLLYFAFNSVKQGLLIYTAIPLSAIGGILALWARDMPFSISAGVGFIALFGVAVLNGILLVTEFNRLKKEGWTDIRRVVIHGTKSKLRAVLMTALVPSLGFIPMALSQGAGAEVQKPLATVVIGGLIISTMLTLFVLPVLYILFEKGFKHFKPAKVLLVLALMIPAALPAQQKVSLQQSLDLALKNNLHMQVSRLGEQYYRSLKKSHLDLDKTMAGFEYGKFNSISNDNRFSVSQGIEFPAVYKHQRAINEINIGISETTTRFKEVELKAQVKKVFYALVVLQQKENLLQEADSIYTAFMQKAALRFKVGDTDALEKATAENQRWQIANQLSLLRTDYDILLQQFRMLLNTPDVVVPEQDSLIYQLTVLPDTGSLAATPVITLQQQQLEQRIRENKLEKSRLLPTLNLGYNNMSIIGYQLVGTEERYYGRGDRFSSVNVGLGIPIFSTGQRARIRASNILVQQQQGELAATQQQLSTEMLTALRTYSRHRELVRTYQSVLLHNASTIINGANKRLSSGDTGYLDWVILINQALEMRNSYFTVVEQMNESAFTVEKLSGTN; this is encoded by the coding sequence ATGCTGAATAAGATCATTAGCTTTTCTGTAAAGAATAAGCTGATCATTGGGCTTTTTGTGCTGGCGCTCATTGGCTGGGGATCCTTTGAGGTGACACGTTTGCCCATTGATGCCCTACCGGATATTACCGACAACCAGGTACAGGTGATCACCGTTTCACCTTCCCTGGGTGCGCCGGATGTAGAACGGCTCATCACTTTCCCGATAGAACAATCCTGTAGCAACATCCCCGGACTGAAGCAGATCCGCAGTTTTTCGCGGTTTGGGTTGTCGCTGGTGACAATTGTATTTCATGACGAAACGGATATTTACTGGGCGCGGCAACAGATTGCGGAACGCCTGCAACAGGTGCAACAGGAAATTCCCACCGGTATTGGTTCGCCGGCAATGGCGCCGGTTACCACGGGACTGGGAGAGATCTACCAGTATGTGGTGCGGCCCCTGGCCGGTTATGAAGGCAAATACGGCCCCATGGAACTCCGCACAATCCAGGACTGGATTGTGCGGCGACAGTTGCTGGGCACCCCCGGTGTAGCGGATGTGAGCAGCTTTGGCGGAGAACTGAAGCAATATGAAATTGCCGTCATCCCCGGACAACTGAAAGCCGCCAACGTTACCATTGCAGACGTTTTTGATGCATTGGAACAGAACAACGAAAACACCGGCGGTGCCTATATAGAAAAAGGCCCAACGGTACTGTATATACGTAGTGAGGGACTCACCGGCAGCATCGCCGATATAGAAAAAATTGTGGTGAAAACACTGCCCAACGGCATGCCCCTGCTGATCCGCGATGTAGCCACTGTGCAGTTGGGCGCGGCTACCCGCTATGGCGCCATGACCTACAACGACAAAGGCGAGGTAGCCGGTGCTGTAGTAATGATGTTGAAAGGGGAAAATTCATCTGCTGTTATCAAAAGGGTAAAAGAAAAAGTAGCCGAAATACAAAAGTCGCTACCCGAAGGCGTGGTCATAGAACCTTTCCTGGACCGCACCAAAATGGTGAACAATGCCATTAACACGGTACAGACAAACCTGATAGAAGGCGCGCTGATCGTGGTGTTTGTATTGGTATTCTTTTTAGGGAATATCCGCGCGGGCCTGATCGTATCCTCCGTAATCCCGCTATCTATGCTGTTTGCCATCATCCTCATGAATAAATTCGGGGTGGGTGGTAACCTCATGAGCCTTGGTGCTATTGACTTTGGCCTCATCGTGGATGGAACGGTGATTGTGGTGGAAGCTATCCTGCACCGGTTTTCCCATTCCCGGCATTTCAGAAATGTAGGCAGGGTAAGCCAGCAAACAATGGATACGGAAGTAAATGCCGCTTCCGGACACATGATCAAATCTGCTGTGTTCAGCCAGATCATTATCCTCATTGTATACATTCCCATCTTGTCGCTCCAGGGTATTGAAGGCAAAATGTTCAAGCCCATGGCATTTACCGTGGCATTTGCCATACTGGGCGCTTTCCTGTTGTCCATCACTTATGTGCCGATGATGAGCGCATTATTTTTAAATAAAAAGATAAGTCATAAACGAACCGTATCGGACCGGATGATGATCTGGTTGGAAAGACGCTACCAGCCTGCTTTGCGGCGGGCGTTAACCATGCCGGTACGACTGATTGCCGGTACGTTGGTGTTATTTGCCATCGCCTTATTTATCCTGGGACGCATGGGAGGTGAATTTATTCCGGAGCTGGAAGAAGGCGACTTTGCCGTGGAAACCCGCCTGCTCACCGGCGCCAACCTGCATACCACCATCAACGCTACACAACAAACGGCGGGCATCTTACTAAAAAAATTCCCGGAAGTAGAAAAAGTGGTGACGAAAATAGGGAGTGCAGAAATACCTACTGATCCCATGCCACTGGAAGCCAGTGATATGATGGTGATTTTGAAAGATAAGAAAGAATGGACATCCGCAAGCAGCTTCGATGAGCTGGCGGAAAAGATGACGAAAGAACTATCCGCTGTACCCGGCGTGAGCGTGGGTTTCCAGTTTCCCGTACAGATGCGTTTCAATGAGCTGATGACAGGCGCCCGGCAGGACGTAGTGTGCAAGATCTTCGGGGAAGACCTCGACTCGCTGGCGCTGTACGCCACCCGGTTGGGGGAAATGATCAAAACAGTGGATGGCGCTATCAACATTTATGTGGAAACAGTAACAGGGATGCCACAGGTGGTGATTAAATACAACCGCGATGCGATGGCCCAATATGGCCTGAATGTAAGCGATATTAACCGTGTCGTGAACACCGCATTTGCAGGGCAAAGCGCGGGACTTGTTTATGAAGGAGAGAAACGTTTTGATATGGTCGTACGGCTGGCAGGTGCATCCCGGCAAAATTTGTCTGATGTACAAAACCTGCTGATCCCCACCAGGCAGGGCATTCAACTGCCTTTGAGCCAGGTGGCCACCGTGGAAGAAATAGAGGGCCCCAATCAGATCCAGCGTGAAAACACCCGCCGGCGCATCATTACCGGCTTCAATGTAAATGGCCGCGACGTACAAACCATCGTAACAGAACTACAGCAGAAAGTAGCGCAACAGCTGAAACTGCCCGCCGGTTACAGCATTGTATACGGTGGCGCATTTGAAAACCTTACGGCAGCAAAACAACGTTTATCCGTTGTGGTGCCCGTTGCCTTGCTGATGATTTTCCTGCTGTTATATTTTGCTTTCAATTCCGTAAAACAAGGACTACTGATCTATACCGCCATTCCGCTATCCGCCATCGGCGGCATCTTGGCGCTGTGGGCACGGGATATGCCTTTCAGCATCTCCGCCGGCGTAGGTTTCATTGCCCTGTTTGGCGTAGCCGTGCTGAATGGTATCCTGCTGGTAACAGAATTTAACCGCCTTAAAAAAGAAGGCTGGACAGATATTCGCCGCGTGGTTATCCACGGCACTAAATCAAAACTGCGGGCCGTACTGATGACCGCGTTGGTACCCTCGCTGGGCTTCATTCCTATGGCACTGAGCCAGGGCGCCGGTGCGGAAGTTCAGAAGCCGCTCGCTACTGTTGTCATTGGTGGTTTAATCATTTCTACAATGCTTACATTATTTGTATTGCCGGTATTGTATATCCTTTTCGAAAAGGGATTCAAACACTTTAAACCGGCGAAAGTATTACTGGTACTGGCCTTGATGATCCCTGCAGCTTTACCTGCACAGCAAAAGGTGTCGTTGCAACAGTCGCTGGACCTGGCCCTGAAAAATAACCTGCACATGCAGGTATCGCGTTTGGGTGAACAGTATTACCGCTCCCTGAAAAAGAGTCATCTTGACCTGGATAAAACGATGGCCGGTTTTGAATACGGAAAGTTCAACAGTATCAGTAACGATAACCGCTTCTCCGTTTCCCAGGGCATAGAATTTCCCGCAGTATACAAGCACCAGCGGGCGATCAATGAAATCAATATCGGTATCAGTGAAACTACTACCCGCTTTAAAGAAGTGGAACTGAAAGCACAGGTAAAAAAAGTGTTTTACGCCCTCGTGGTATTGCAACAGAAAGAAAATCTGTTGCAGGAAGCAGATAGTATTTACACTGCTTTTATGCAAAAAGCTGCATTGCGTTTTAAAGTAGGCGACACCGATGCACTGGAGAAAGCAACCGCCGAAAACCAGCGTTGGCAGATTGCTAACCAGCTATCGCTGTTACGCACGGATTATGATATCCTGCTGCAACAATTCCGGATGTTGCTCAATACACCGGATGTGGTGGTACCGGAACAGGATAGCCTTATTTACCAGTTGACCGTATTACCCGACACCGGCTCCCTGGCCGCTACGCCCGTTATCACCCTGCAACAGCAACAACTGGAGCAGCGTATCCGGGAAAATAAACTGGAGAAAAGCCGGCTGCTGCCTACGCTGAACCTGGGCTATAATAACATGAGCATCATCGGGTATCAGCTGGTGGGAACAGAGGAACGCTACTATGGCCGCGGCGATCGCTTCTCTTCCGTGAATGTGGGCCTGGGTATTCCCATCTTCAGCACGGGGCAGCGCGCGCGCATCCGCGCTTCCAATATCTTGGTGCAACAACAGCAGGGAGAGTTGGCCGCCACACAACAACAACTCAGTACGGAAATGCTGACCGCACTACGTACGTATAGTCGTCACCGTGAACTGGTGCGCACTTACCAGTCGGTCCTGCTGCATAATGCCTCCACTATCATCAACGGCGCCAACAAGCGCCTGAGCAGTGGTGATACAGGTTACCTCGATTGGGTGATCCTCATCAACCAGGCATTGGAAATGCGCAACAGCTATTTTACCGTGGTAGAACAAATGAATGAATCTGCCTTCACCGTTGAAAAATTAAGTGGAACAAACTAA
- a CDS encoding catalase has product MAKKNPKSLNKKEENLAPHTEDGADQFLTTNQGLRINDNQNSLKAGERGPSLLEDFILREKITHFDHERIPERIVHARGSAAHGYFQVYKSMAKFTKAGFLTDPARQTPVFVRFSTVAGSRGSTDLARDARGFAVKFYTDEGNYDLVGNNMPVFFIQDAVKFPDFVHAVKPEPDNEMPQAASAHDTFWDFISLMPESMHMIMWVMSDRAIPRSYRMMEGFGIHTFRFINEAGKGCFVKFHWKPLLGVHAVAWDEAQAISGKDPDFHRRDLWNAIENGDYPEYELGVQIVPEADEHKFPFDLLDPTKIIPEEVVPVQRIGKMVLNRNPDNFFAETEQVAFHPGHLVPGIDFSNDPLLQGRLFSYTDTQLSRLGSPNFHEIPINRAVSPVHNNQRDAHMRQTINRGNTAYEPNTIGGGCPFQAKIADGGFSSYEERVDGHKVRARSRSFFDHFSQATLFYESQSEAEKTHLVNALRFELGKVTVTDIRIRMLGLLSQVDKSLAARVAEGLGLKVPAKPEQPINHSIPADGDPAKFQPKVVPQQVKTSPALSMANTVKDTVKSRMIAFLVADGVSFDDVNDMKSALLKAGAQVQLIAPRLGAIKTSGKALEADERLPATSSVLFDAVYIPKGAGSAATLKASPEAIHFINEAYKHCKAIAADGEGAEVLKASYVPVDDKDPAVIINGKPAAFIKAVAQHRYWEREAKGGVPA; this is encoded by the coding sequence ATGGCAAAAAAGAATCCGAAAAGTCTTAATAAAAAAGAGGAAAACCTCGCCCCTCACACAGAAGATGGAGCTGATCAGTTCCTGACCACCAACCAGGGATTGCGTATTAATGATAACCAGAACTCACTCAAGGCCGGAGAAAGAGGCCCCTCCCTACTGGAAGATTTTATTTTAAGGGAGAAAATTACACACTTTGACCATGAACGGATACCGGAAAGGATTGTGCATGCGCGGGGTTCTGCGGCGCACGGTTACTTCCAGGTGTATAAGTCGATGGCAAAATTTACAAAGGCGGGTTTTTTGACAGATCCGGCCCGGCAAACACCCGTGTTTGTGCGTTTCTCCACAGTGGCGGGTTCCAGGGGCTCCACTGACCTGGCCCGTGATGCACGCGGCTTTGCAGTAAAATTCTATACTGATGAAGGTAATTATGACCTGGTAGGCAACAATATGCCGGTGTTTTTCATCCAGGATGCCGTAAAATTTCCTGATTTTGTACACGCGGTAAAACCTGAACCTGATAACGAAATGCCACAGGCAGCCTCTGCACACGATACTTTCTGGGATTTTATTTCATTAATGCCCGAATCCATGCACATGATCATGTGGGTAATGAGCGACCGCGCCATACCCCGCAGTTATCGCATGATGGAAGGATTTGGTATTCACACATTCCGATTTATCAATGAAGCAGGTAAAGGCTGCTTTGTGAAGTTTCACTGGAAACCATTGCTGGGCGTGCATGCCGTAGCCTGGGACGAGGCGCAGGCCATTTCAGGGAAAGATCCCGACTTCCATCGCCGCGATTTATGGAACGCTATCGAAAATGGTGATTATCCGGAGTATGAGCTGGGTGTGCAGATAGTACCGGAAGCCGATGAACATAAGTTTCCCTTTGACCTGCTCGATCCTACCAAAATTATTCCTGAAGAAGTAGTGCCGGTGCAGCGTATCGGCAAAATGGTGCTGAACCGTAACCCGGATAACTTTTTCGCAGAAACAGAACAGGTGGCTTTCCATCCGGGACACCTGGTGCCGGGAATAGATTTTAGCAATGATCCGCTGTTGCAGGGAAGATTGTTTTCTTATACAGATACGCAGTTGTCGCGCCTGGGGAGTCCTAACTTTCATGAAATCCCGATCAACCGGGCGGTGTCGCCGGTGCATAACAACCAGCGGGACGCACATATGCGGCAAACCATCAACCGGGGTAATACAGCCTACGAGCCCAATACCATTGGCGGCGGTTGTCCTTTCCAGGCCAAAATAGCCGATGGCGGTTTCTCTTCCTATGAAGAGCGGGTGGATGGCCATAAGGTACGGGCGCGCAGCAGGAGCTTCTTCGATCATTTCAGCCAGGCAACCCTGTTTTATGAAAGCCAGTCGGAAGCGGAAAAAACACACCTGGTGAATGCGCTCCGTTTTGAATTGGGGAAGGTAACGGTAACGGATATACGTATACGTATGCTGGGACTTTTATCACAGGTAGATAAATCGCTGGCGGCCAGGGTAGCAGAAGGACTGGGATTAAAGGTACCTGCAAAACCGGAACAGCCCATTAACCATAGTATTCCCGCAGATGGCGACCCTGCAAAGTTTCAGCCGAAAGTAGTACCACAACAGGTGAAAACATCCCCGGCACTGAGTATGGCCAATACTGTAAAAGATACCGTTAAATCCAGGATGATTGCTTTCCTGGTAGCTGACGGCGTTTCATTTGATGATGTGAATGATATGAAGTCCGCCTTGCTGAAAGCTGGTGCGCAGGTGCAGTTGATAGCACCCCGCCTCGGCGCCATTAAAACTTCCGGCAAAGCTCTGGAAGCGGATGAACGCTTACCGGCAACGTCTTCCGTACTCTTTGATGCGGTATACATTCCCAAAGGAGCGGGCAGTGCGGCTACACTGAAGGCATCGCCGGAAGCCATTCACTTTATAAATGAAGCCTACAAGCATTGTAAAGCCATTGCAGCCGATGGAGAAGGAGCGGAGGTGCTGAAGGCCTCTTATGTGCCCGTTGACGATAAAGACCCCGCAGTGATCATTAACGGCAAACCTGCTGCCTTTATAAAAGCGGTTGCACAGCACCGGTACTGGGAAAGAGAAGCAAAAGGAGGTGTGCCGGCATAG
- a CDS encoding alkaline phosphatase family protein translates to MIRNLVAPAFSLLLLLAGSCNKPVLFENNVVTDSLPDAVKKKVLIIAIEGARGQVVRDADIPNIKSLLSASVSSWDAVTDTATLDAASWASLLTGTINHKNGINGNVYTGNKLESYPSFPQRMAISTNLQITGVSSSASLNDTLLLQAGTNTLVKTTGNDIAAKDSAIGRLQHTDPDVLLVAFSSVNTAGKSSGFSANAAAYTAAIHQVDTYIGEILAALKNRKAYAKEDWLIVITSNHGGTEEGTYGGDSFNERNTFLLYYNKAFTSSTLELPPLNVPYDGTYPFFYRKDGRDHAAYSDNPAFHFGAAQNFTIEFNIQTTYDGGDDHGVIGNKNWGSGSNTGWIIYKTDGNIRLNYKGADKSRIDVRNGPPVADGIWHHVTVTFDRQGTIGFYLDGEFFVAGPDIKDMGSLDAGLPFVVGTDGTLNYGYNGDDGSGDNYIADIRVWKTVLSAATINKWAFKTISKEHPDYASLIGYWKANELPTGNSIKDFSKTAADLTISNGLQWDVKKDVLNPSEIDATQLVPHSMDMAVNVMAWMGMKIKPEWALDGKTVISE, encoded by the coding sequence ATGATAAGAAATTTAGTAGCGCCTGCATTTTCCTTATTACTGTTGCTGGCAGGCAGCTGTAATAAGCCGGTATTGTTTGAGAATAACGTAGTCACTGATTCGCTACCCGATGCAGTGAAAAAGAAAGTACTGATCATTGCCATCGAAGGCGCACGCGGACAGGTAGTGCGGGATGCCGATATTCCCAATATAAAGTCCCTGTTATCCGCCAGTGTGTCCAGCTGGGATGCAGTAACGGACACGGCTACACTGGATGCTGCTTCCTGGGCCAGTTTGCTGACCGGTACCATCAACCATAAAAATGGCATTAACGGTAACGTATATACGGGGAATAAACTGGAAAGCTATCCTTCCTTTCCACAGCGGATGGCTATCAGTACTAACTTACAAATAACCGGTGTGAGCAGCAGCGCCTCGCTCAATGATACCCTGCTGCTGCAGGCTGGTACCAACACGCTGGTGAAAACCACCGGCAATGATATCGCCGCAAAAGACTCTGCTATCGGACGCCTGCAACATACCGATCCCGATGTGCTGCTGGTTGCTTTCAGCAGTGTGAATACCGCCGGTAAAAGCAGCGGCTTCTCTGCCAATGCTGCGGCTTATACAGCTGCGATTCACCAGGTAGATACTTATATCGGGGAGATCCTGGCGGCGCTGAAAAATAGGAAAGCATATGCAAAGGAAGACTGGTTGATCGTGATCACCTCCAATCATGGTGGCACGGAAGAAGGTACTTATGGAGGGGATAGTTTTAATGAAAGGAATACCTTCCTGTTGTACTACAACAAAGCCTTTACATCCAGTACGCTGGAGCTTCCCCCGTTAAACGTACCTTATGACGGCACCTATCCTTTCTTTTACCGCAAAGATGGAAGAGATCACGCGGCTTATTCGGATAACCCGGCATTTCATTTTGGTGCGGCACAGAATTTTACGATTGAGTTTAATATACAGACTACTTATGATGGTGGTGATGACCATGGTGTTATTGGAAATAAGAACTGGGGTAGTGGTTCAAATACCGGGTGGATTATCTATAAGACCGATGGGAACATCCGCCTTAACTATAAAGGTGCTGACAAGTCCAGGATTGATGTGCGGAATGGTCCGCCGGTAGCTGATGGCATCTGGCATCATGTTACGGTAACATTTGACCGACAGGGTACGATCGGCTTTTACCTCGATGGTGAATTCTTTGTGGCAGGTCCTGATATTAAAGACATGGGATCATTGGATGCCGGGTTGCCTTTTGTAGTAGGCACAGATGGTACGCTGAATTATGGCTATAATGGCGACGATGGCTCCGGTGATAATTATATCGCTGATATCCGGGTATGGAAAACAGTTTTGTCTGCCGCTACCATTAATAAATGGGCATTCAAAACTATCAGTAAAGAGCACCCGGATTATGCTTCACTGATCGGTTACTGGAAAGCGAATGAACTGCCAACGGGTAATAGCATCAAGGATTTTAGTAAAACAGCCGCCGATCTTACGATCTCCAACGGCTTACAGTGGGATGTGAAAAAAGATGTATTGAATCCGTCCGAAATTGATGCCACGCAACTGGTGCCGCATTCCATGGATATGGCCGTGAATGTGATGGCCTGGATGGGGATGAAAATTAAACCTGAGTGGGCATTGGATGGTAAAACAGTGATTTCAGAGTAA